In the genome of Crassostrea angulata isolate pt1a10 chromosome 6, ASM2561291v2, whole genome shotgun sequence, the window gaaaaaaatataccctatagtataataataacacaagGTATCTAACTCCGAATGAGGTAAACCACCCCCTCTCGTGTGTTGCAGTCGTTTTTGCTTTTGTACGAAATGCAATGCAAAAGTGTTTAGTACCATTTTCTTctacaataaattatttaaacaaccATATATAGCATGCTTACTTTTGTTGTATTCTAATGTGCATAATCTGCGtcatatatattgaaataattgttatagaaatacaataaaaagccaacaattatttctatgtaaaactgcATCAATGTGGCCAGTACTTTGTTTAACAGAATGCAGGATGGTGAAGTAACATCATGACAAATAATATCTtagtaattaataaattaaaggAAACGAATGCTTTTCAtaataagatatatttaacttttcttccacatatatgaaaataatgtttcctgaaacatatagagtaaaaataaaatacataattgCCTCATCGATTTGATCACATAACaaacactaaaatcaaaatttgtctacttttttttttatttttatttaatattttattgtaaagcACTAAGGAAGATGATCATGATTTgagttaatatttttatttttccagttttaatgttaacattgtTCTAACAGGGTATCTTTAATATTCAAATCAGCATTTGAATATCAGTTATCGAGTTATAAGCGATTTACAGAACAGctcaaatttttttgttatatgtaaacaaggctcgtgtcttTTGTTAACAATGGTTAAATATACTAGTAAAAGATCTGTTGCAAACAGATTTTAGCCAGTTTGCAAGGAACACAAGTTGACACAGTTTAATGTTTGTCACATTCAATTTGTCTTGATGCTGATATTATCTAAACAAAAACATCGCGAGTGTCTAATCTCATGTAATGAAATGAACGTGTTATCTTGCAAAAGAGACGCACAGTGAAGTACATATCGGAAATGCCTTTAAACATATCATCTTAAATTACACATTTTTGCTTCCTAATCTTTTCAAATACTCGTCTAGTTGACACAAACTTACACACTTCCGACTTGAAAGCATTGAGATTTGTAAAGGTTTGTCTTGTTTTTATTCTTCCTCATTCTAAATATGTTTACTTCtaccttttaaaaacataaaatgtcaTCCAATAGCGATGAAACATGATAATGAATCATCTGCTTGATTGTTCTGGATATTCATTGGTTAATCGTTCTGCAGTAAACACTGTCATTACAATCCACAAAATGGCTGTATGCATTCTCCTCCAAATCCTTGGATCTTCTTTCATGTAATGTATTGTAGACATCTTCGTCAGTTTCACATTCTATCAGTTCTATTGATTTTGTATCCACGGAGGTGGTTGATAATCTTTTATTTGGTTcaagaataaaataattgtcAGAAGGTGTTTCCTCCATCTTTGGTAGAGTTCTGTGCTGAGTCAAGGACTCCATTAGAATGGCCGATTCCTCTACAGTTGAGTATTCAGCAACTTCCTCCTGCAGATTTTACAACATTTGATAAATCGatatcacaacaaaataaagctcaaatggtaaattttatcttttcatATCTTAATATCACTCATTGGGAATGTACATGTTATCTTTAATCAAAGTATCAATTATCGTCTCATTCAATCTACTAGTCAATTAATCGATCAAATTTAGACTATTTTTATAGACAAGCATATTTATGTTAACTTTTGACTTAAGGAAAAGTAAGCTCAAAAGcaaagatctgtgtacaaattACATATTGAGTAGTTGTGAGATTTCCTTAGAGTACATGGCTTTTAAAATCATCCTGCTAGTCTAAATAACAGACTTAATGCCAAAAGATAACCAAAAGAAAAACTTCAGCATACGTTGTGTGTTCCATTTGCAGTAAATTTAGAAGGACTTGGTGTTCTCTGTTTAATCTTTGATTGcctaaaacaaacaaactattaaaaaaaatattcatcaaaagTTTATTAGTCACTTAATCTGCCGTTTGTGTTTAAAAGGTATAGTGCGTTACTTACACATAACACCTACCGTTTACGACAGCAAACCACTATCAATACACACATGAGGAGCGTTCCAACCAGTGCCATTGTTAACAAGCTGATTGTTAAGGTTTTAAAAGGCCTCGAATCCAGAAAAAATGTTCCATAGTTTGCGGTAGTATCTTTAGTTGAAAATGTAGAGAGGTCTAAGATGTTTCTCTCGGTCGTAAGGTCTATAGTGAAATCATAGTTGATTTTAATGCCTTATTTATATTATTGATTTTCGCTGCTACTCAAAGATTTAAGTAAAAATATGTTAGATTTTAGTTTTTGCATAAAAGTCTGAAgttcattataaaatttaaatgaagttACCACAACCTTCATCAATAATTACTGTGTCTAGTATTACTTCCAATGAACTTTTCCCTTGGCAGGGCGTTAACAATATAAAAGAGAAGATTTCACTGTTAACATAGATTACCTTTATTGTATAATAATGTCCGGTTACCCAGGCAACAGCGAGtctggttaaaaaaaattgtgttttcatCGAAGTTAACTTTTGTTATCGGATCAAAAGAAGAATTAAAATACTTAGTACAGTTATCAGTAATCTGCAGACTTTCTTCCTCTATGACAGACTGTGTTGTTATATTGAAAGAACTGCATTTCTCACAGCTGTTTAGACTTGTACAGGCTTTTTCAATTTTCTCCATGCTTGTTGTCTGAAAATATATAGTActgattaaaatttaaagaagtTAGGTGTATTTAAGAGGGCTAGATGACCAACAAATAGctcatcagatctaccttaaaatttacaaattgattttttaaaattataagctATAATGGTGtaaagtttgaatatttttcagatcttaatttattactttttcatCAGAAAACCTAACAATTGCCTGGACCGTCCAGCCCTATCATcaattaagcatattttttatCGGtacatttatgattattttttttggtattgatcataaatactattatttgTTATAAACCTTTCAGACatatgatcaaaattttaatattaatagcTAATTTAGAACTCTTTTATTGTTCGCTTATTTGAACGATTGTAGAAATCAATAAACTCTATATTTAACCAAAACTGGTGTTTTTCATGtgaataaacataaaatttagtTCTTTTCCTCACTGGTAATTTCCAAACTGCTCCAAATGGCCAATGAAAGTCAGTGTTTGAATATATTAACTCCAGCAGACGTAATCAAACTAaacagagattttttttaaccttgCTTAAAGAGACTCAACGTCATAAATGCGCGTTATTCATTCATTAAATCATGAAAACAACTGTAACTGGTCGATCAATTAGTACAATTATTAATAAGTACAATATTCACTTTGCCCTTCAGACTTGCTGAAAAATTTTACTTCTCTGCAATCTTAATCCTCGTATTTCTCCTCATTCATTTATTGTATTGAACGGAAATGAtacttatatataaaatgtagaGGTGTTTTAGCaattattacaataatattgtGTGTCCTGGCTATCGATTCTTCAAGTCTTCtcggttgttgttgttgttgttgttgtaaatgttattgttattttgGGAGAAGGTGGAATGGTTTTTTATCTTTTGGTTTTAATctattttgtttcaatttatttcatgtatttcatgtaataaaatatgccacagtttttaaagtatttaactTGTTTATTGTTATCTAAACTTTAAATTGGTAATACTACCTAGATAAACTGTATTTTGTGGAGGTGACACAACCTCCATTTTTATAGAAAGATTTTTACCAAcaccttaaaaataatttttataaattttagtAAATCCCTGGTGCGTAGCCGCTACATATGCATGCAATGCATAAATGTATGGTGTTTTTTGGCTGCTATGTGTGTGAGTTGTTCTTTCAATAAGGCATTTAGTTCCATAGAAAgaagatgtaaaataattttagtCGTTGCAGACAGCGACTAAAGATCTTAGAATTAATAAGCACAGTTAAACCGTTTGCTTATATGACGCTGTTAAATTCATTGCCATCGTCCTAGTTAATGAACATGATCAAAACACTAAAATCGAATTTGGTCATGTGCCtaatatttacttaaattttTGTAATAGTACTATTATTAtctattataaataaatatcgaATGAAAACAATGCAATACGAAACACAGTTACATTACCCTTGAAACAATCTTTGTATCTGTCATTGCTACCTTACTACAAGTAGTTTTTgctaaaaggtaaaaaaaaattaaatgaataaaaaaaatttgcttacTTCTTTTTTGTTTACTACAAATATACGTTaagaattattatttatttcgtcTCGTTGAAAACAGTTAGTCTTACAAGATGTCGTTTTCCTCGTCACGTACATACATAGTGTGCTGTACATACATTAGTGTGTTGTACCTCCATAAGTGTGCTTAATACAAGAGGGCGTGCGCTTATTACAAGAGGACACTTTTGTTTATTGTTATAAATTGCCCTTTAACGATATAGATTGTGATAATAATTGCGTAAATCGAGGGAATGATACTCTCGAAAAACATGAAGTCCTTAAATTTCATAAGTGTTTATCAGGATTATACTGCAAGTCTCTTTAACACCAAAGATGGCAAATGCCGTAttactttaaatttgttatGGGCAGACCTTTTATATAACATACCAAAATTAATACTGCGAAAATAGATTTTAAGGAGTTGTAAACACATAATAAATCAACTTGATTTCATGCATGTAACTGTAACTTACCAGCTGTCCCAAAATTACGGAGACAGAACACAAACTGCAATTTCCTTCATACAACTATGGTGTGTTACTTGACACTTTTTCAAACAATACCCTAAAGACTGAAACCGTGTaatatttaatcttttaaatatagCAAAAATAAGTGACAATAGGCGGTACATGGAGTGACGTCAACTTTCGTTCTTTTCGTCGTTGTTACACCTTTTTATGCTTAAATCAATAGTCAACACTTGTTACTTTTCTACACTCTATACAACTGTTCCCAACAATCATTTAAAGTCCCGGCTTTTTGATATCATTCATAGCAGGggtttttatatataaaaatggaTCTTGTAAATTTACTCTCCTTGTCATTGCTCATTTgcaaaactattttgttaagaGCAATTCGGAGTGCGCACACAAGTCCTCTAAAGACgatataattaaaaaagatgCTAGATTTGTTTCAGATCAACAACATCTATGTAGGTTTTGGAAATCAGATCTTCCAGCAATCTGTTTGAATCCCCATGGGTACTTATTTTGCTCCATTATTAGCAGAcctatttttatattcatatgaagCAGAGTTTTTTCAAAGACTTGTACATGAAAATAAGAAATCACTTCCGTTGGCCTTCAACTCGACATttaggtatatcgacgacgtattatcaattaacaattgatACTTTCCTTCTAACGACGACTCGATATACACCAGCGAGTTTGAAATAAAAGACACAACAGAGTCTGAGTCATCTGTTttacatttagatattttatagaaaaagaCATTAATGGTAACATAAGAACAAAACTATGATAAACttgatgacttcaatttttctatcgTTCACTTTCCTtccttatgtagcaataaaccTTCATCATATACATGGGAAAGGGCATGCTCTACGTTTGAACAAATTCTTAAGCAAGGCAAGTTAATGAcgaacaagttgataaaacaagaTTATCTAAAGTCTTgattgaagtcatctttttgcaagttctatggtcgattcAACGACCTTGTCAACAGATACAATCTTCTGCTATGTcgaatgctgactgacgtttttaaACTTATTGTTAAACCATTATTAATCACCGTTTTCCaacttacgacaaagagcacacggcaggtgtgaccggtcagcagaggatgcttactcctccatggcacctgatcctgccTATGATTTTGTAGATGTCCTTGTTTGCTTTGCCCCtgatttgtatttttctttggaTTATAGAGTTTGAGCACTGTTCACCCCCAGTTTACACGCACGGACACTGCGTTGCAAC includes:
- the LOC128189462 gene encoding uncharacterized protein LOC128189462, which encodes MEKIEKACTSLNSCEKCSSFNITTQSVIEEESLQITDNCTKYFNSSFDPITKVNFDENTIFFNQTRCCLGNRTLLYNKDLTTERNILDLSTFSTKDTTANYGTFFLDSRPFKTLTISLLTMALVGTLLMCVLIVVCCRKRQSKIKQRTPSPSKFTANGTHNEEVAEYSTVEESAILMESLTQHRTLPKMEETPSDNYFILEPNKRLSTTSVDTKSIELIECETDEDVYNTLHERRSKDLEENAYSHFVDCNDSVYCRTINQ